The stretch of DNA ACCGGTCTCCTGCCTGGTCAATCCGCGGGCGGGTCACGAGAGTGAGTTCCCGCTCCTTGACGTCGTCGAGCGGCCCGGCAGGTACGCGGTGATCGGCGCGGGGGTCGCAGGACTAGAGGCGGCGCGCACACTGGCCGGGCTCGGCCGGCACGTCGAGGTGTACGAGGCGGCACAGGAGCCCGGCGGCCAGTTCAGGATGGCCGCGAAGGTGCCGGGCAAGGCGGAGTTCGGCGACACGATCCGCCACCACGAGCGGGAACTGCGTGAGCTCGGGGTGGACCTGCGGCTCGGCCACCGGATCGGGCACCGCGATCTGCCGATGCTGCGCGCCCTGGACGGCGTGGTGCTCGCGACTGGGGTACTGGCCCACCGGCCGATGCTGCCCGGTCTGGCGCTGCCGCACGTACTCGACTATCAGCAGGCCTTCGCGGACCCCGACGCGCTCGGCCCGCGGGTCGCCGTCATCGGTGGTGGCGGGATCGCGGTGGACCTGGCGCATCTGCTGACGGCCGACCCCGACGTCAAGGCGGAGCCGGAGGAGTTCCTGGCCGCCCACGCCGTGACCGGGGCGGTCGCCGCGGGTGGCGGCGCGGGGGGCGTGGGTGCCGGGGGCGGTACGGCCCTCGCGGAGCGGCCCGGTGCGCTCGGCCGCACGCCCCGCAGAGTGACCTTGATGCGGCGTGGCAGGCGCGTCGGCGCCGGGATCGGGCCGAGCACCCGATGGGTGGTGATGCGGGAGCTGCGCGCGGCGGGCGTGGAGTTGCTGACCGGCGTCGGCTACGAGGAGATCACCCGCGAGGGCGTCCTCGTCCGCGAGGCGGAGGGCGGCCTGCGGCTGGTCGAGGCGGACCATGTGGTCCTCGCCTCCGGCCAGGAGCCCGAACTCGATGTCGCCGTGACGCTCGGCCGGGCCGGCGTGCCTTTCGAGACCGCGGGCGGCGCGGCGGGCACGGAGCGGCTGAACGCCGTGCGGGCGACGGCGGAGGGGCTGCGCGCCGCTCACCGGATCGTGCGGCGCGGGCGTCCGTCCCGCCCATGACCTCAACCCGGTGAAGGTCGCGCGGTCACTCCGCGACGACTTGGGGGTCCTTGCGCGGTGGTTGCACGCGACGACGTTCACCCGGTGACTTTTTTTACAACGACGGCCGGGCCACGGGGCCAGGGCGAGCAGGAGGAATGCCATGAGCAGTCAACAAGTCGTGGTGACGGGTCTCGGTGCCCTCACCCCCGTCGGAAACGACCGGGAAAGCACGTGGCAGGCGCTGCTCGCGGGCACCTCCGGTATCGCCCCCATCACCCGCTTCGACGCGTCGGCACTTCCGACGTCGATCGCGGGCGAGGTGAAGGGTTTCGATCCGGCCGCCCTGCTCGACCGCAAACGCGAGCGGCGCTCGGCGCGGTTCTCGCAGCTCGCGATCGGCGCGGCCCGTGAGGCGGTCGCCGATGCCCGGCTGACGCTCGGCGGCGAGGACGGGAGCGAGGGCGTGGACGCGGAGCGCGTCGGCGTGGTGCTGAACAACGCGGTGGCCGGCATGGACGGCATAGAGCAGGCCGTCGACCAGATGCACGCGGACCCGCGCACGGTCAGCCCTTACTTCGTCTCCTCGGTGATCCCCAACATGCCGGCCTGCGAGGTCGCCATCGACCTCGGTGTGCGGGGTCCGGTGACGGCGAGCGCGCTGGCCTGTGCCAGCGGCGTCTACGCGCTGCTGGAGGCGCGCAGGCTGATCCTCTCCGGCGAGGCCGACGTGGTCATCGCGGGCGGCACCGATTCGGCGATCACTCCGGTGATGTTCACGGGGCTCTCCAACATGGGCGCCCTGTCACGCCGCAATGACGACCCGGCGGCGGCCAGCAGGCCCTTCGACGCCGACCGGGACGGGTTCGTCTTCGGTGAGGGCGCGGTGGTCTGCGTGGTGGAGTCGGCGGAGCACGCGCGGGCCAGGGGCGCGCGCCCCTACATGGAGGTGGCGGGCGGCGCCCTCACCTCTGACGCCTTCCACGTCAGCGCCCCCGACCCGAGCGGGGCGGGCGCGGTCTCCGCGATGCGCAAGGCGCTGCGGGCCTCCGGCACCGAGGCGCGCGACATCGACTACATCTGCGCGCACGGCACGAGCACCAGGATCAACGACCTGACGGAGACCCGCGCCATCCGTGACGTGTACGGCGCGCACGCGTACGACCTGGCGGTCAGCTCGCCCAAGTCGATGGTCGGCCACCTCATCGGGGCGGCGGGCGCGCTGTCGGCGATGGTGTGCGCGCTGGCCATCAGGGACGGCATGGTGCCGCCCACCATCAATCTGGACACCCCCGGCGAGGAGTGCGACCTCGACTACGTGCCGAACACGGCGCGCAGGACGGAAGTACGCGGCGCGGCCGTCAACGCGTTCGGGTTCGGCGGCCAGAACTGTGTGGCCGTACTGAGAGCGGTCTGAGAGCGGTCCGAGACCGACTCCGAGAGGAATTGACGAGATGAACGAGCACGCCGGAATCCCCGGTACCCCCAGCACCCCCGGTGTTCCCAGTACCCGCAGTGCCCCCGGTACCCCCGAAGGGGCCATGGGCGACGGGTCCGAGGAAACGACGCCCGCGTACGACCCGAGCGCTTTCAAGGCGGTGTTCGAGACCACCTTCACCTACTGGGCCGGGTTCAAGCGCAATACGCACCGCTACGCCCGTTCCACCGCCATGTCCGACCCGGCCACCGGGCGGTCCTGGACCTACGCGGAGCTGGGCGAGGAGGTCGAGCGGCTGGCCGCGGGGCTGGCGGCGTCCGGCGTACGGCCCGGCGATCTGGTGGCCTACCAGCTCTACAACGGCCCGGAGTTCGCGCTGCTGTATCTGGCCACGCAGCGGATCGGCGCGACCGGCTCGCCGGTCAACTTCCGGCTCGCGCCCGGTGAGACGGCACATGTGCTGGACAGCGGCCTGCCTCGGGCGTTCGTCTACGACACGGCGGTGGCCGAGAGCGCGGGCCAGGCACTGGAGCTGGCAGAACACCGTCCCGCGCTGGTCGCCCATGTGCCTTCCGGGCAGGCGGAGGACCGGCCGCTTGGTGACTCGACGCCCTTCGACGAGCTGGCCCCGCGCGGGGAGGGCCGCAAGCCGCTGCCCGCGCCCGAGGGCGGGATCTACGCGGAGACGACCAGGCTCTACACCTCGGGCACCACGGGCCTGCCCAAGGGGGTGCCGCTGAACAACGCCACCGAGGTCCTCTCGGCGCACGACGTGATCATGCACTTCCCGCTGACGCCCGAGGACCGCACGTTGAACATGTCGCCGTGGTTCCACCGCGGCGGTCTGTTCTCCGGCGGCCCGAACCCCGTGTTCTACGTGGGCGGCGAGGTGGTCCCGATGCGCCACTTCGACGCGGAGGCGGCGCTCGACCTGGTCGCCGAGCGGGGCATCACCTTCCTCATCGGCGCCCCCACCAACCTGGAGCGGCTCGCGGACGCCCAGGAACGGCGCCCGCGCGACCTGTCGACGCTTCGGGGCATCGTCACGATGGGCGCCCCGCTGGACCGCGCCGCGTGCCTGCGCTACCAGCGGACGCTGACGCCCCGTATCTTCAACGGCTACGGCACGACCGAGGCGTTCTGGAACACCTTCCTGCGCCCCGTCGACCTGCCGGACCACGCGGGGACCGCCGGGCGCGCCCTCACCGATGACGAGGTGGCCGTCGTGAAGGTGTACGAGGACAGGCGCGCGGCCCCGGACGACTTCGCCGCGAAGGACGGGCAGGAGGTGGGCGAGGTCATCGTCCGCTCCCCCAAGTCGGGCTACAGCTACATCGGCCGCCCCGACGAGGTCGCGGAGAACTTCCGCGACGGCTGGCTGTACATCGGTGACCTGGCCACCTGGGACGCCGACGAGTACGTGACCATCATGGGGCGGCGCGACGACATGATCCTCTCCGGCGGGGAGAACGTGCACCCCGTGCAGGTGGAGGAGGTGCTGAACGAGCACCCCGGCATCGCCGACTCCGGTGTGGTCGGGGCTCCCGACCCCGAGTGGGGGCAGCTCGTGACGGCGTACGTGGTGCGCAAGGACCCGGGGCTCACGGTCGCGGAGATCGAGAAGCACGCCCGCGCCCATCCGATGCTCGCCACGTACAAGCGGCCGCGCGCGTATCGGTTCGTGGACGCGCTGCCGACCACCACCACCGGCAAGAAGCTCCACTACCGGCTGCGTGAGCAGGTGGCGAAGGACGCGGCGGCCGGGCTGCTTGAGCACGTCAAGTAGATCCACCACGTGAGGTGACCGAGGCGGGTCGGGTGACCGAGGCGGGTCGGGTCGTACGGGGGTGAGGGGACGGTGGCGTCGGCGGCACGGTCCGTCGGCGCCGCCGTGCGCGGCGCGCTCGCGGAGTCGCCGGCTTCGGTGGTCCCCGGCCGTTCAGGTGACCCGGCCGGGTGGCGGCTTGGTACCCGCGGCCAGGGGCGAGCGGGCCAGCTCCGTGCATCCTGCGGCGATGAGGGCGATGGCGGCGAGTTCCGGCAGGATCCACCAGCCGGTGCGCAGGTGCTCGCCGAAGAGTGTGACGCCGTAGGTGATGCTGATGAGCGCGTCCCCGAGCGTGAGCATCGGCTGCGAGGCGGCGAGCGAACCGGCCTGAAGCGCGTTCTGGAGCAGGAACAGCGCCCCGATTCCGGCGACGGCGGTGCCGTAGAGCTGCCACGACTCGAACAGGACGAGGAACCCGTCGCCGTCCTCCAGACGGGCGACGGCGTCCTTCATCAGGGCGGCGGTGAGCGCGTATCCGCAGGCGGCGGCGAGCCCGAGAAGTGCGGCGCGGGCATTGCCGCGGGTGCCCAAGGCCCATCCGATGACGACGGCCTCGAAGGCCGCCGTGGCGATGAGGGCGGGGATCCAGGCGGGGCCGTGGACGGTCTCCGTGCCTCCGCCCGGGGCGGCGCAGCCCATCCCCAGGGCGAGTCCACAGGTCACGGCGGCGACCCCGAGCCAGACCGGGCGCGGCAGCCGGACGTGGAAGAGGTGGGCGGCGAGCAGCAGGGTGGCGGGCAGTTCGATGACGAAGATCGGCTGGACCACGGCGATCGGCCCCGTCGCCAGCGCCACCGCCTGGCAGACGGCGGCGACGATCACCATCCCGATACCGGCGAGCCACACCTTCTGCCGGAGGAGTTTCCCGATGAGGGAGAGGCGCATGGCCTCCGTATCGGGGACGGTGGCGGCGGCGCGGCGCTGGAGCACGGAGGCGGAGCCGTTGCTGATGGCCGTCAGCACGGCGAACAGGACACTGATCACCGCTCCATCATGGGGGCGGGGAGGCCGGGAAGCCGTCTAGCCACCTCATCTGGCGCGTCCGCGGGGAGTGGCGGCACGCGGCGGTCGCCGGACACCCCGTCAGCGGACGGGGGTGACGAGGGGAGAAGGGGGTTCCTGTCCGGGGCGTACGGCTGGGCAGGACATGACGTAAAGAACACGGACGCGAGAAGGAGCCCGTCGTCCGGGCGTGCGGCGGGGTCGTGGCGAGGGCGGGCACCTGGGGTCCACAAGTGGTGCACGGACAGTGCGCGGGAATCAAAACCGCTCGTGGGACGCTGGAAGCAGCGAAGAATTTCCAGAGAAAGCAGGGCAGAACGTCATGGGTGAGCTCATTCTCGTGCGACACGGCGAGACCAGTTGGAGCCGGAGCGGCAAGCACACGAGCTGGACCGAACTCCCCCTCACCCCGCTCGGCGAGGAGCAGGCGAGGTCCGTCGCCCCGGTCCTGGCGGCACGGCGGATCGCCCTGACGCTGTCGAGCCCTCTGGAGCGAGCCCACAGGACCGCCGAACTGGCCGGTCTCACCCCCGTGTTCGACGACGACGGCCTCCACGAGTGGGACTACGGCGGCTACGAAGGCATCACCACGGTCGAGATCCACCGCGAGCGCCCCGACTGGGACCTGTGGACCGACGGGGTCGCCGCAGGGCCGCCCGAGCACCCCGGGGAGACTCCGCAGGAGGTCGGCGAGCGGGCCGACCGGGTACTGAAGACCGTCGACGCCGCTCTGCGCGACGCCGACCTCGACGGTGAGGGCGGGGATGTGGTGCTCGTGGGTCACGCGCACTTCCTGCGCGCCCTGACCGCCAGGCGGCTCGGTCTGCCGGCCTCCGCCGGTTCGCTGTTCCGGCTGGACACCGGCTCCGTGAGCCGGATCGGCACCGAGCACGGACACCCGGTGGTGTCGGCCTGGAACCTGACCGGGAGCACCCGCGACTGACCCGTGTGTGCGGGGCCGGGACCACGTGTCCTACAGTGAGGGCTCCCATCCCGCAACCGGCGTGCGGCGTAGGGCACTTCCGGTTGCCGCGCCTCGTCACGTCGCCGAGTTCGAGGGCCTTTCGGATGTCCCAGCAGTCCCTGCCCGCACGCGACGTCGGGGTGCGGGCAGGCCCTGCCGGTCGCGCGATGGTTCTCGGGGTGGTCGCCGCCGCCTGCTTCGCCAGCTCCTTCGTGCTCAACCGCATGATGAGTACGGCGGGCGGCTCATGGATGTGGACCGCCTCGCTGCGCTACCTCTTCATGCTGGCGCCGATGGTGGTGCTGGTGGCGGTCCGCGGCGGCCTCGGCGGGACGCTCCGCAGTCTGCGGGCACGACCCGGCACCTGGCTGCTCTGGTCGACCGTCGGCTTCGGACTCTTCTACGCGCCGCTCGCCTGGGCCAGTACGGCGGGAGCGGGCTGGCTCGTCGCCTCCACCTGGCAGCTCACGCTGGTGGCGGGGCTGATCATCGGCGCTCTCGGCGGGCACGGCGGACTGCCGGTCAGAACTCTCGTCGTCTCACTGCTGATCGTCCTCGGGGTGGCGCTCGCCCAGGTGGCCCACGCGGAGGAGACCGGTTGGGGCGCGGTGGTCCGGGTCGTGGCGCCCGTTCTGGTGGCCGCCTTCGCCTATCCGCTGGGCAACCGGCGCCTCCTCGGCGTCGACGGACTCGACGGCTTCCAGCGCACCTTGGCGATGACCGTGGGCTCACTGCCGCTGTGGCTGGTCATGGCCGCCACGGCGTGGGCCACGGACGGCCCGCCCTCCGGTGGCCAGACGCTCCAGAGCGCCATCGTCGCCCTCGCCTCCGGTGTCGTGGCCACCACTCTCTTCTTCCGCGCCACCGACCTGGTCCGTCACCGTCCCGACACACTCGGCGCGGTCGAGGCGACCCAGGCGGCCGAAGTGCCCTTCACCCTGCTCGGTGAGGCGCTGCTGATCGGCGTCGCCGCGCCGGACGTGGCCGGCTGGGCCGGGCTGGCGCTGATCGTGGCGGGCCTCTGCGCCCACGCGCTGGGCGGGGCGCTGCCCGCGCGGCGGCGGACCACCGGGGAGCCGCCGCTGCCCGGACCGGTGGTGCCCGCACGTGGCCTCGCGCCCGAACTCACGCCCGAACCGACGCCTGCGCCCGTACCGGTCGAGGAGCCGCGGGCCGTCAGAACCTCCGACTGACCCCGCGCGCCGGGGGTTCCGGGACGCCGGGGGCATCCAGGTGCGCGCGGCGCCGCCCACCCGGTCACTCCCCCGCCCGCCCCGGCACAATGACCTCATGTCACGACGGAAAGCCACCCGCCCCGCCCCGCTCACGGCCCCCGACCGCTGCCCGTGCGGCTTCGAGGGGAAGGCGTACGCGGAGCACTGCGGCAGGTTCCACTCGGGAGCGGCCGCCGCGCCCACCGCCGAGCTGCTGATGCGGTCGAGGTACAGCGCGTTCGTCGTACGGGACGAGGCCTATCTGCTCCGCACCTGGCACCCCCGTACCCGGCCGTCCCGCGTCGGGCTGAGCGCCGCGACGCGGTGGAACGGCCTGGAGATCCTGGGCGCCACGGACGGCTCCGCCTTCCACTCCTCCGGCACGGTCACCTTCCTGGCCCGCTGCACCGAGGACGGCCGCCCCGTCGTACTGCACGAGCGCAGCGACTTCGCGCGGGTGGACGGCGACTGGGTCTATGTGGACGGCACGTTCCTCGACTGAGCACCGGCGGGCACGTGGCCGACACCTTCCTCGACCGGCGTCGCCACCCAACCCCGGCATCCCGGTCTCCGCCCAACCCCGGCATCCGGCGTCGCCGCCCAACCCGGACATCCGGCGAATCCGCCCACCCCTTGACGCCCGGCCGCACGGCGCGCACAGTACTCGTTAATGCGCATTAGTAATGCGCATTAACGATGCGGAGGAACAAGGGTGGAGAAGCCCAGCAAGCGCTCCAGGCCAGGCAGGGCGCCCGCACCCGCGGGCCGTACCTCGCGGCCCAGGCAGGCCGAGGTGGCCAGGCTGGCCGGGGTGTCGCAGGCCACGGTGTCGCTGGTCCTCGCGGACAAGAAGAACGGCGCCACGATCAGCGAGGAGACCAGGCGCAAGGTCCTCGACGCGGCCCGCTCCCTCGGTTACGTGCCCGATCCGGCGGCGCGGCGCCTCGCCGCCGCGCGCAACAACCTGCTCGGGGTGTTCAGCTTCACCGCGACCTTCCCGACCGATGTCGAGCACTCGTACTACCCCTTCCTGGTCGGGATCGAGAAGGAGGCCGCTGCCCACGGCTACGACCTGGTGCTTTTCACCGGGTCGAGTACCGGTGGCGCGGGCCCCGCCGGACCCGAGGCGCTGAGCAGGGTCCGGCTCGCCGACGGCTGTCTGTTCCTCGGCAGGCACGCGCCCGCCGATGACCTGGCGCGGCTCGTCGCGGACGGTTTCCCCGCCGTCCACCTGGGCCGCAGGGACGAACCCGAGGGGCTGCCGTGGGTGGGTGCGGACTACGTGAGCGCGAGCAGGGACGTCGTACGCCACCTCGCGGAACTCGGCCACCGCCGCGTTCTGCTGGTGCGCGAGGACGACGAGGCCCCGGCCTCCTCCGACCGCGAACGCGGCTTCAGGGAGGGGCTGAGGGAGGCCGGACTGCCGCAGGACGAGGCCGTGTTCCGCTCGGCGGCCCCGGAGGTGGACGTCACCGCGGAGCGGCTGCTGGGCTGGGTCGCGGAGGGGGTCACCGCCCTGGTCGTGGAGGAGACCGACACCGCGGGCGCCTGGCGCTCCGTGCTCGGCGCGGCCGAGCTGGCTGCTCTGGACATGCCCGGCGCGCTCTCCCTGGCCCTGCTCGGTTCCCCGCCCGCCGACCTCGCCGACCGGCCCGTGCCGACCGGGTTCGACATCCCCCGGCCCGAGTTGGGCGCCGCGGCGGTCCGTCTCCTCGCCTCCCTGGTGGCCGGCGAGGAGGGCGGTGAGCCCCTGGTGGGCTGTGTCCTGCGGCCCGGCGCCACGGCGGGGCCGCCACCCTCCGCCGCGGGGCCGGGCACCGCGTCGCCGCCGCCCGCGAGCGGTCGGGGCGCCGGGCCCACATGACCGGTACGGGCATCCGGCCGCACACCGCCGGTGGCCCGCACCACCACCCGTACCCCTGTACCACCCGTATCGACAGCACCTCGCACGCCCTACAGAACTTTCAGCCCCGTAACCACCATCAGTGAGCACCGCACCAAGTACCGCAGCAAGTACCGAGCATCAAACACCGCACAAGGAGACCTGTTGAATTCCGAAGCCGACATTCTCGTGGTGGGCGGCGGACTCGGCGGGGTGGCCGCGGCTCTCGCCGCCTGCCGTGCCGGGCGCACCGTCGTCCTGACCGAGGAGACCGACTGGCCAGGCGGCCAGCTCACCTCCCAGGCCGTCCCGCCCGACGAGCACCCGTGGGTCGAGCAGTTCGGCACCACCGCCACCTACCGGGCACTGCGCGAGTCCATCAGGGGCTACTACCGGCAGTGGTACCCGCTGCGCGCGGAGGCGCTGGCACTCACCGGGCTCAACCCCGGGGCGGGCCGTGTCAGCAAGCTCTGCCACGAGCCGAGGGTGGCACTGGCGGTCCTTGAGTCGATGCTCGCGCCCTACCGTTCGGCCGGTCTGCTGACTCTGCGCACGCTCACCCGCCCGGTATCCGCCGAGGCCGAGGGCGACTTCGTACGGGCCGTCACCTTCGACGACGGGCACACGGTCGCCGCCAGGTACGTCATCGACGCCACCGAGACCGGTGAGCTGCTGGAACTCGCGGGTGTGGAGCACGCGCTCGGCGCGGAGGCACGTTCCGAGTACGACGAGCCGCACGCGCCCGAGGTGGCCGACCCGCTCAACCAGCAGGGCATCACCGTCTGTTTCGCGCTCTCGCACCATGAGGGCGAGGACCACACCATCGACCGTCCCGCCGACTACGACTTCTGGCGCTCCTACCGGCCGGATTTCTGGCCGGGCCCGCTGCTCGGCTTCCAGGCGCCCGACCCCCGCACGCTGGAGGCGGTGCCCAGGACCCTCGTACCCAACCCGGTAATCGACCCGCTGGCCGTCAACGCGGACCAGAGCGCCGACGCGGGCGACAAGGAGCTGTGGGGGTTCCGCCGTATCCTCGCCCGTGAGCTGCACCGTCCGGGCGCCTTCGGCTCCGACATCACCCTCGCCAACTGGCCGCTGAACGACTACTGGCTGAAGCCGTACATCGGCGCGGGTGAGGAGACGACCCGGCAGGCGGAGCGTGAGGCACGGCAGTTGTCACTCTCGCTGCTGTACTGGCTACAGACGGAGGCCCCGCGCGAGGACGGCTCCACCGGCTTCCCCGGGCTGCGGATCCGGCCCGACGTGACGGGCACGCAGGACGGTCTCGCCAAGGCTCCCTACGTGCGTGAGGCCCGCAGGATCAAGGCCGTCACCACGGTCACCGAGCACGATGTGGCGGTCGATCTGGTGGGCCCGTACGGCGGGACGAAACACCGGGACTCCGTGGGTGTCGGCAGCTACCGCATCGATCTGCACCCCTCGACCGGTGGCGACAACTACATCGACATCGCCTCGGTGCCGTTCGAGCTGCCGCTGGGGGCGCTCGTCCCGCGCCGGGTACGCAATCTGCTGCCCGCGGGCAAGAACATCGGCACCACCCACATCACCAACGGCTGCTACCGGCTCCATCCGGTGGAGTGGAACGCGGGTGAGGTCGCGGGCGCCCTCGCCGCCCACTGCCTGTCGGAGGGGGTCGAGCCGCAGCAGGTGCAGAAGGAGGAGAAGCGTTTCGACGAGTTCGCGCGGCTGCTGGAGCGCGCGGGCGTCCAGCGCCACTGGCCCGACGTACGCGGCTACTGAACCCCGGGCGCGGCCGGCCTGGACCTCGTATCCCTGAGGGCCGGGCGGGACAGCTCCACCTGTCCCGCCCGGCGTACCGCCCGCGTCCGATCACCGCCAACACCGCACAAGGAGGTGCCCTGAACATGACCACCCACCGCGTACGCGTCGGCATCGACGTGGGCGGAACCTTCACCGACGCCGTGGCTGTCGACGCCACGACGCTGGAGCTACTGGGCCAGGTGAAGGTCCCGACGAGTCACCATCACGAGGACGGTGTCGCCCACGGCATCGTCGAGGCGCTCGACCGGCTGCTGGAGCAGACCGGCCGCGCCCCCGAGGACGTCACCTTCCTGGCCCACGGCACCACACAGGCTACCAACGCGCTCCTTGAGGGCGATGTGGCGCCCGTCGGTCTCATCGGTATCGGCGCAGGTCCAGGGGGTGTACTGACCCGCCGCCTGGCCTCGCTCGGCAAGCTGGAACTCACCCCGGGCAAGCGGCTGCCGCTGTCGTACGCACATGTCGCCGACCCGCGCGACACGGCCGAGGCCGGCCGGGCCGTGGCCCGGGTGCGCGAGGCGGGCGCCGAAGTGCTCGTCGCCAGCCAGCCGTTCAGCGTGGACGTGCCGGACGGCGAGGACGCCGTGCTGGCGACGGCACGCCACGAGGGGCTGCCGATGACGGCGGCGCACGAGATCACCTCGCTGTACGGGCTGAGCAAGCGGACGCGTACCGCGGTGGTGAACGCGGCGATCATGCCGAAGATGCTGGCCACCGCAGACCTGGTGGACGCCTCCATCACCAAGGCGGGGGTGAGCGCGCCCCTGATGGTGATGCGCTGCGACGGCGG from Streptomyces tsukubensis encodes:
- the fabF gene encoding beta-ketoacyl-ACP synthase II, which codes for MSSQQVVVTGLGALTPVGNDRESTWQALLAGTSGIAPITRFDASALPTSIAGEVKGFDPAALLDRKRERRSARFSQLAIGAAREAVADARLTLGGEDGSEGVDAERVGVVLNNAVAGMDGIEQAVDQMHADPRTVSPYFVSSVIPNMPACEVAIDLGVRGPVTASALACASGVYALLEARRLILSGEADVVIAGGTDSAITPVMFTGLSNMGALSRRNDDPAAASRPFDADRDGFVFGEGAVVCVVESAEHARARGARPYMEVAGGALTSDAFHVSAPDPSGAGAVSAMRKALRASGTEARDIDYICAHGTSTRINDLTETRAIRDVYGAHAYDLAVSSPKSMVGHLIGAAGALSAMVCALAIRDGMVPPTINLDTPGEECDLDYVPNTARRTEVRGAAVNAFGFGGQNCVAVLRAV
- a CDS encoding AMP-binding protein, encoding MNEHAGIPGTPSTPGVPSTRSAPGTPEGAMGDGSEETTPAYDPSAFKAVFETTFTYWAGFKRNTHRYARSTAMSDPATGRSWTYAELGEEVERLAAGLAASGVRPGDLVAYQLYNGPEFALLYLATQRIGATGSPVNFRLAPGETAHVLDSGLPRAFVYDTAVAESAGQALELAEHRPALVAHVPSGQAEDRPLGDSTPFDELAPRGEGRKPLPAPEGGIYAETTRLYTSGTTGLPKGVPLNNATEVLSAHDVIMHFPLTPEDRTLNMSPWFHRGGLFSGGPNPVFYVGGEVVPMRHFDAEAALDLVAERGITFLIGAPTNLERLADAQERRPRDLSTLRGIVTMGAPLDRAACLRYQRTLTPRIFNGYGTTEAFWNTFLRPVDLPDHAGTAGRALTDDEVAVVKVYEDRRAAPDDFAAKDGQEVGEVIVRSPKSGYSYIGRPDEVAENFRDGWLYIGDLATWDADEYVTIMGRRDDMILSGGENVHPVQVEEVLNEHPGIADSGVVGAPDPEWGQLVTAYVVRKDPGLTVAEIEKHARAHPMLATYKRPRAYRFVDALPTTTTGKKLHYRLREQVAKDAAAGLLEHVK
- a CDS encoding DMT family transporter, with amino-acid sequence MISVLFAVLTAISNGSASVLQRRAAATVPDTEAMRLSLIGKLLRQKVWLAGIGMVIVAAVCQAVALATGPIAVVQPIFVIELPATLLLAAHLFHVRLPRPVWLGVAAVTCGLALGMGCAAPGGGTETVHGPAWIPALIATAAFEAVVIGWALGTRGNARAALLGLAAACGYALTAALMKDAVARLEDGDGFLVLFESWQLYGTAVAGIGALFLLQNALQAGSLAASQPMLTLGDALISITYGVTLFGEHLRTGWWILPELAAIALIAAGCTELARSPLAAGTKPPPGRVT
- a CDS encoding histidine phosphatase family protein; translation: MGELILVRHGETSWSRSGKHTSWTELPLTPLGEEQARSVAPVLAARRIALTLSSPLERAHRTAELAGLTPVFDDDGLHEWDYGGYEGITTVEIHRERPDWDLWTDGVAAGPPEHPGETPQEVGERADRVLKTVDAALRDADLDGEGGDVVLVGHAHFLRALTARRLGLPASAGSLFRLDTGSVSRIGTEHGHPVVSAWNLTGSTRD
- a CDS encoding multidrug resistance efflux transporter family protein, with the translated sequence MSQQSLPARDVGVRAGPAGRAMVLGVVAAACFASSFVLNRMMSTAGGSWMWTASLRYLFMLAPMVVLVAVRGGLGGTLRSLRARPGTWLLWSTVGFGLFYAPLAWASTAGAGWLVASTWQLTLVAGLIIGALGGHGGLPVRTLVVSLLIVLGVALAQVAHAEETGWGAVVRVVAPVLVAAFAYPLGNRRLLGVDGLDGFQRTLAMTVGSLPLWLVMAATAWATDGPPSGGQTLQSAIVALASGVVATTLFFRATDLVRHRPDTLGAVEATQAAEVPFTLLGEALLIGVAAPDVAGWAGLALIVAGLCAHALGGALPARRRTTGEPPLPGPVVPARGLAPELTPEPTPAPVPVEEPRAVRTSD
- a CDS encoding YchJ family protein, translating into MSRRKATRPAPLTAPDRCPCGFEGKAYAEHCGRFHSGAAAAPTAELLMRSRYSAFVVRDEAYLLRTWHPRTRPSRVGLSAATRWNGLEILGATDGSAFHSSGTVTFLARCTEDGRPVVLHERSDFARVDGDWVYVDGTFLD
- a CDS encoding LacI family DNA-binding transcriptional regulator translates to MEKPSKRSRPGRAPAPAGRTSRPRQAEVARLAGVSQATVSLVLADKKNGATISEETRRKVLDAARSLGYVPDPAARRLAAARNNLLGVFSFTATFPTDVEHSYYPFLVGIEKEAAAHGYDLVLFTGSSTGGAGPAGPEALSRVRLADGCLFLGRHAPADDLARLVADGFPAVHLGRRDEPEGLPWVGADYVSASRDVVRHLAELGHRRVLLVREDDEAPASSDRERGFREGLREAGLPQDEAVFRSAAPEVDVTAERLLGWVAEGVTALVVEETDTAGAWRSVLGAAELAALDMPGALSLALLGSPPADLADRPVPTGFDIPRPELGAAAVRLLASLVAGEEGGEPLVGCVLRPGATAGPPPSAAGPGTASPPPASGRGAGPT
- a CDS encoding FAD-dependent oxidoreductase is translated as MNSEADILVVGGGLGGVAAALAACRAGRTVVLTEETDWPGGQLTSQAVPPDEHPWVEQFGTTATYRALRESIRGYYRQWYPLRAEALALTGLNPGAGRVSKLCHEPRVALAVLESMLAPYRSAGLLTLRTLTRPVSAEAEGDFVRAVTFDDGHTVAARYVIDATETGELLELAGVEHALGAEARSEYDEPHAPEVADPLNQQGITVCFALSHHEGEDHTIDRPADYDFWRSYRPDFWPGPLLGFQAPDPRTLEAVPRTLVPNPVIDPLAVNADQSADAGDKELWGFRRILARELHRPGAFGSDITLANWPLNDYWLKPYIGAGEETTRQAEREARQLSLSLLYWLQTEAPREDGSTGFPGLRIRPDVTGTQDGLAKAPYVREARRIKAVTTVTEHDVAVDLVGPYGGTKHRDSVGVGSYRIDLHPSTGGDNYIDIASVPFELPLGALVPRRVRNLLPAGKNIGTTHITNGCYRLHPVEWNAGEVAGALAAHCLSEGVEPQQVQKEEKRFDEFARLLERAGVQRHWPDVRGY